The proteins below come from a single Saccharopolyspora sp. SCSIO 74807 genomic window:
- a CDS encoding NADPH:quinone oxidoreductase family protein encodes MKAWQLEANGEPRDVLGQADVADPSPGEGQLLVRVLACPVNFPDVLLCRGQYQITPDLPFTPGVELCGEVVEVGAGVTGFAPGDRVLGSSALPTGGFAELALMDAPRAFPAPKALSDAEASALFIGYQTGYFGLHRRAGLREGETLLVHAAAGGVGSAAVQLGKAAGANVIGVVGGPKKAEVARELGADVVVDRHSEDFVPIVKEFTGGRGADVVYDSVGGDTYKRSTKCIAFEGRILIIGFAGGSIPTPGLNHALIKNYSIVGLHWGLYNERSPQLVADAHEALTGLADQGLIRPLISEELGFDAVADGVQRVGEGSTVGRVAYVR; translated from the coding sequence GTGAAGGCGTGGCAGCTCGAGGCGAACGGCGAGCCGCGGGACGTGCTCGGGCAGGCCGACGTGGCCGACCCGAGCCCCGGGGAAGGGCAACTGCTGGTGCGGGTGCTGGCGTGCCCGGTGAACTTCCCGGACGTGCTGCTTTGCCGCGGGCAGTACCAGATCACGCCGGACCTGCCGTTCACGCCGGGCGTCGAACTGTGCGGTGAGGTCGTCGAAGTCGGTGCCGGCGTGACCGGTTTCGCGCCCGGAGACCGGGTGCTCGGCTCGTCGGCGCTGCCCACGGGCGGATTCGCGGAACTGGCGCTGATGGATGCACCGCGGGCGTTCCCGGCACCGAAAGCGCTGTCCGACGCGGAAGCGTCCGCGCTGTTCATCGGCTACCAGACCGGCTACTTCGGACTGCACCGCCGCGCGGGGTTGCGCGAAGGGGAGACGCTGCTGGTGCACGCCGCCGCGGGCGGTGTCGGCAGCGCGGCCGTGCAGCTCGGCAAAGCCGCGGGCGCGAACGTGATCGGCGTGGTCGGCGGGCCGAAGAAGGCCGAAGTCGCGCGGGAACTCGGCGCGGACGTGGTCGTCGACCGGCACAGCGAGGACTTCGTGCCGATCGTCAAGGAGTTCACCGGCGGCCGGGGTGCGGACGTGGTGTACGACTCGGTCGGCGGGGACACCTACAAGCGCTCCACGAAGTGCATCGCGTTCGAAGGGCGAATCCTGATCATCGGGTTCGCCGGCGGCAGCATCCCGACGCCCGGGCTGAACCACGCCCTGATCAAGAACTACTCGATCGTCGGGTTGCACTGGGGCCTGTACAACGAGCGGAGCCCGCAGCTGGTCGCCGACGCGCACGAGGCGCTGACCGGACTGGCCGATCAGGGCCTGATCCGGCCGCTGATCAGCGAGGAGCTCGGGTTCGACGCGGTCGCCGACGGGGTGCAGCGGGTCGGCGAGGGCAGCACCGTCGGGCGCGTGGCCTACGTGCGGTGA
- a CDS encoding TetR/AcrR family transcriptional regulator — MGGADLRTAPEVAETVPQRLLAAATRLFAEHGFETTSVQQIVDAAGVTKGAMYHYFGSKDDLLYEIYARLLRVQTARMERDAESSAPVQDRLHAVAADVVATTAANLDDTVIFFRSMHLLHADKRAEVRAQRRRYHERVRALIEEGQAAGTFRGDKSAELVVDYFFGAVHHLGTWFREDGQLTGEQVGSHFADLLIASLRP; from the coding sequence ATGGGTGGCGCGGATCTGCGCACGGCACCGGAAGTGGCCGAGACGGTGCCGCAGCGATTGCTGGCGGCGGCGACGCGGCTGTTCGCCGAGCACGGTTTCGAGACGACCTCGGTGCAGCAGATCGTGGACGCCGCCGGCGTCACAAAAGGCGCCATGTACCACTACTTCGGCTCCAAGGACGATCTGCTCTACGAGATCTACGCGCGGCTGCTGCGGGTGCAGACCGCCCGGATGGAACGCGACGCCGAGAGCTCCGCACCGGTCCAGGACCGGCTGCACGCGGTGGCCGCCGACGTGGTGGCGACGACCGCGGCGAACCTGGACGACACGGTGATCTTCTTCCGGTCGATGCACCTGCTGCACGCGGACAAGCGCGCCGAGGTCCGCGCGCAGCGCCGCCGCTACCACGAGCGGGTGCGGGCGTTGATCGAAGAAGGGCAGGCCGCCGGGACGTTCCGCGGGGACAAATCGGCGGAGCTGGTCGTGGACTACTTCTTCGGGGCGGTGCACCACCTGGGCACCTGGTTCCGCGAAGACGGGCAGCTGACCGGAGAACAGGTCGGTTCGCACTTCGCGGACCTGTTGATCGCGTCGCTGCGGCCGTAG
- a CDS encoding SDR family oxidoreductase, translating to MQLSDSVVVVTGGGNGIGAALCRRFAAHGAAVVVNDLDAEAARSVADEIGGLAAPGDAATEDGVAELVGAANERHGRIDMFCANAGIGESGGPEAAESAWERSWEINVMAHVRAARAVLPQWLERGQGRFLSTVSAAGLLTMLGSAPYSVSKHAALGFAEWLAITYADRGVTVQALCPQGVRTNLLDDTGETGKLLLGDSAIEPEQVADEVLAALGDDRFLILPHPEVAGYYALRAAEPGKWQGGMRKLQRGLP from the coding sequence GTGCAGCTGTCGGACTCGGTGGTCGTGGTGACCGGTGGCGGCAACGGCATCGGTGCCGCGCTGTGCCGCCGGTTCGCCGCGCACGGCGCGGCGGTGGTGGTCAACGACCTCGACGCGGAAGCGGCGCGGTCGGTGGCCGATGAGATCGGCGGACTGGCCGCGCCCGGAGACGCGGCGACCGAGGACGGCGTCGCGGAACTCGTCGGGGCCGCGAACGAGCGCCACGGGCGGATCGACATGTTCTGCGCCAACGCGGGAATCGGCGAGTCCGGCGGACCGGAAGCCGCGGAGTCGGCTTGGGAGCGGTCCTGGGAGATCAACGTGATGGCGCACGTGCGGGCCGCGCGGGCGGTGCTGCCGCAGTGGCTGGAGCGCGGGCAAGGCCGGTTCCTGTCCACGGTGTCCGCTGCGGGGCTGCTGACCATGCTCGGCTCGGCGCCGTACTCGGTGAGCAAGCACGCGGCGCTGGGATTCGCCGAATGGCTCGCGATCACCTACGCCGACCGCGGGGTGACCGTGCAGGCGCTGTGCCCGCAGGGCGTGCGCACGAACCTGCTCGACGACACCGGCGAGACCGGCAAGTTGCTGCTCGGCGACTCGGCGATCGAACCGGAACAGGTCGCCGACGAAGTGCTGGCCGCGCTCGGCGACGACCGGTTCCTGATCCTGCCGCACCCGGAGGTCGCCGGGTACTACGCGCTGCGCGCGGCAGAACCCGGCAAGTGGCAGGGCGGCATGCGCAAGCTCCAGCGCGGTCTGCCCTGA
- a CDS encoding SDR family oxidoreductase codes for MSKRFDGRVAVLTGASRGIGLGIAARLVSEGAKVVITARKPEPLEEAVESLGGSEHAIGVAGKADDVEHQAEVVDRAVKDFGGVHMLVNNTGINPAYGPVIDVDHSVARKTFEVNVLAALSWTQQVYRGWMQQHGGSILNVSSVAGQRPSPGIGYYGGTKAMLSLLTQQLGVELAPDVRVNAVAPAVVKTKFATALYAEDEEGVSASYPLKRLGVPEDIGGAAAYLLSDEASWVTGQILTLDGGLTLTGGV; via the coding sequence ATGAGCAAGCGTTTCGACGGACGGGTCGCCGTCCTGACCGGCGCCAGCCGCGGGATCGGCCTCGGCATCGCCGCCAGGCTGGTGTCCGAGGGCGCGAAGGTCGTGATCACCGCCCGCAAGCCGGAACCGCTGGAGGAGGCCGTCGAGTCGCTCGGCGGCTCCGAGCACGCCATCGGCGTGGCGGGCAAGGCCGACGACGTCGAGCACCAGGCCGAGGTCGTCGACCGCGCCGTGAAGGACTTCGGCGGCGTGCACATGCTGGTCAACAACACCGGCATCAACCCCGCCTACGGCCCGGTGATCGACGTGGACCACTCGGTCGCCCGCAAGACCTTCGAGGTCAACGTGCTCGCCGCGCTGTCCTGGACGCAGCAGGTGTACCGGGGGTGGATGCAGCAGCACGGGGGATCGATCCTCAACGTCTCCTCCGTCGCCGGGCAACGGCCCTCGCCGGGCATCGGCTACTACGGCGGCACGAAGGCGATGCTGTCGCTGCTGACCCAGCAGCTCGGCGTGGAACTGGCGCCCGACGTGCGGGTGAACGCGGTCGCTCCGGCCGTGGTGAAGACGAAGTTCGCCACGGCGCTCTACGCGGAGGACGAAGAGGGCGTTTCCGCGAGCTACCCGCTCAAGCGGCTCGGCGTGCCAGAGGACATCGGCGGCGCGGCGGCGTACCTGCTGTCCGACGAAGCGTCGTGGGTGACCGGGCAGATCCTCACCCTCGACGGCGGCCTGACCCTCACGGGAGGTGTGTGA